A stretch of Longimicrobium terrae DNA encodes these proteins:
- the rplP gene encoding 50S ribosomal protein L16 produces the protein MLAPKRVKYRKQMKGRMRGKATRGNYVAFGDYGLQALEPGWITNRTIEAARIAMTRHIKRGGKVWIRIFPAKSITKKPLEVRMGKGKGNPEAWVAVVKPGRIMFELEGVTLETAKRAMELASAKLPVKCKFVVREKTAPAAATTEGGEA, from the coding sequence ATGCTCGCTCCCAAGAGAGTCAAGTACCGCAAGCAGATGAAGGGCCGCATGCGTGGCAAGGCCACCCGCGGCAACTATGTGGCGTTCGGCGACTACGGCCTGCAGGCCCTTGAGCCCGGGTGGATCACCAACCGGACCATCGAGGCCGCCCGTATCGCCATGACGCGCCACATCAAGCGCGGCGGCAAGGTGTGGATCCGGATCTTTCCGGCCAAGTCCATCACCAAGAAGCCCCTTGAAGTCCGCATGGGCAAGGGCAAGGGCAACCCCGAGGCGTGGGTCGCCGTGGTGAAGCCCGGCCGCATCATGTTCGAGCTCGAGGGCGTCACGCTGGAAACGGCGAAGCGCGCGATGGAGCTGGCCTCGGCCAAGCTCCCGGTGAAGTGCAAGTTCGTCGTCCGCGAAAAGACGGCCCCGGCCGCCGCAACCACCGAGGGAGGTGAGGCGTGA
- the rpsS gene encoding 30S ribosomal protein S19 produces the protein MPRSLKKGPFVEESLLKKVRLMNERNERRVLKTWSRASTITPEFIGHTLAVHNGNKFIPVYLTENMVGHKLGEFAPTRTFRGHGGKLVDKRAKAR, from the coding sequence ATGCCGAGGAGTCTGAAGAAGGGCCCCTTCGTGGAGGAAAGCCTCCTGAAGAAGGTTCGTCTGATGAACGAGCGGAACGAGCGCCGGGTTCTCAAGACCTGGTCGCGCGCTTCCACCATCACCCCCGAGTTCATCGGCCACACGCTGGCCGTGCACAACGGAAACAAGTTCATTCCGGTGTACCTCACCGAGAACATGGTCGGGCACAAGCTCGGCGAATTTGCTCCCACGCGGACCTTCCGGGGCCACGGCGGCAAGCTCGTCGACAAGCGCGCCAAGGCGCGCTGA
- the rplX gene encoding 50S ribosomal protein L24, whose translation MPKLNIRKGDRVKVISGNYKGQEGTVIRVEPDKSRVVVDGVNRRKRHMKPSQTNPEGGIVEFEAPIHVSNVMLLDPASGEPTRVRRAAGTDGKRERVAVRSGRVIPRV comes from the coding sequence ATGCCCAAGCTCAACATCCGCAAGGGTGACCGGGTCAAGGTCATCAGCGGCAACTACAAGGGGCAGGAAGGCACCGTCATCCGCGTGGAGCCCGACAAGAGCCGCGTGGTGGTGGACGGCGTCAACCGCCGCAAGCGCCACATGAAGCCCTCGCAGACCAACCCCGAGGGTGGGATCGTGGAGTTCGAGGCGCCGATCCACGTCAGCAACGTGATGCTGCTGGATCCCGCCTCGGGCGAGCCCACGCGCGTTCGCCGCGCGGCGGGCACCGACGGCAAGCGCGAGCGCGTGGCCGTCCGTTCGGGCCGCGTCATTCCGCGGGTCTGA
- the rpmC gene encoding 50S ribosomal protein L29, with product MKGTEIREMTAQEIAERIQQLQEERFRLRFRAATQQLENPTLLRTIRRDIARLKTVQRARDQKEGR from the coding sequence GTGAAGGGTACCGAGATCCGCGAGATGACGGCGCAGGAAATCGCCGAGCGCATCCAGCAGCTTCAGGAAGAACGTTTCCGGCTGCGCTTCCGCGCCGCCACGCAGCAGCTGGAAAATCCCACGCTGCTCCGCACCATTCGCCGCGACATCGCCCGTCTCAAGACGGTGCAGCGCGCGCGTGACCAGAAGGAGGGTCGCTAA
- the rpsJ gene encoding 30S ribosomal protein S10 — MAGKIRIRLKGFDHAVIDQTTADIVRTAEKTGARVSGPIPLPTRIQRWTVLRSPHVDKKSREQFELKTHKRVIDILDSRPQTVDALTKLDLPAGVDVEIKVD; from the coding sequence ATGGCAGGCAAGATTCGCATTCGGCTGAAGGGCTTCGATCACGCGGTGATCGATCAGACCACGGCCGACATCGTCCGCACGGCGGAAAAGACGGGAGCCCGCGTCAGCGGCCCCATTCCGCTGCCCACGCGGATTCAGCGGTGGACCGTTCTGCGGTCTCCGCACGTGGACAAGAAGAGCCGCGAGCAGTTCGAGCTGAAGACGCACAAGCGCGTCATCGATATCCTGGACTCGCGCCCGCAGACCGTCGACGCTCTGACCAAGCTGGATCTTCCGGCCGGTGTCGACGTCGAGATCAAGGTGGACTGA
- the rpsG gene encoding 30S ribosomal protein S7: MSRRTRAVKRPIIPDPVYGSETITKFVNTLMLDGKKSTAESIFYDAMKVMEERTGQPAETVFKTALNNAKPVLEVKSRRVGGATYQVPVEVRPERRQALAMRWLVGYARARGEKTMADRLAAELLAASRNEGATIKKKDDTHRMAEANKAFAHYRW, encoded by the coding sequence ATGAGCCGTCGCACACGCGCCGTCAAGCGCCCGATCATCCCGGATCCCGTCTACGGGTCGGAGACGATCACCAAGTTCGTCAATACGCTGATGCTGGACGGCAAGAAGTCCACCGCCGAAAGCATCTTCTACGACGCCATGAAGGTGATGGAAGAGCGCACCGGCCAGCCGGCCGAAACCGTCTTCAAGACGGCGCTCAACAACGCCAAGCCGGTGCTCGAGGTCAAGAGCCGCCGTGTCGGCGGCGCCACGTACCAGGTGCCCGTCGAAGTGCGTCCGGAGCGCCGCCAGGCTCTCGCCATGCGCTGGCTGGTGGGCTATGCCCGCGCCCGCGGCGAAAAGACCATGGCCGACCGCCTGGCCGCCGAACTGCTGGCCGCCTCCCGCAACGAGGGAGCGACCATCAAGAAGAAGGACGACACGCACCGCATGGCTGAAGCCAACAAGGCGTTCGCCCACTATCGCTGGTAA
- the rplC gene encoding 50S ribosomal protein L3: protein MSGIIGRKLGMTQIFDESGAVVPVTVIEAGPCPVVQVRTDEKDGYAAVQLGFGAKKATRATSAEKGHATKAGLEAAPAVLKEFRFDAAPALGESVTVDGFERGLRVKVTGVTKGRGFQGVMKRHGFGGGRASHGATRVHRAPGSIGAGTNPSRVIKGKRMPGHMGDAQQTVRNLLVAKVDAERNLLYVRGAVPGPVNGYVFVTRQ, encoded by the coding sequence ATGTCGGGAATCATCGGACGGAAGCTGGGGATGACCCAGATCTTCGACGAGTCCGGAGCCGTCGTGCCCGTGACCGTCATTGAAGCGGGGCCCTGCCCCGTGGTACAGGTTCGCACCGACGAGAAGGACGGCTACGCGGCCGTTCAGCTCGGATTCGGCGCCAAGAAGGCCACCCGCGCCACCAGCGCGGAAAAGGGCCACGCCACCAAGGCCGGCCTCGAGGCCGCGCCCGCGGTGCTCAAGGAGTTCCGCTTCGACGCCGCTCCCGCCCTGGGCGAGAGCGTGACGGTGGACGGCTTCGAGCGCGGACTGCGCGTCAAGGTGACGGGCGTCACCAAGGGCCGCGGCTTCCAGGGCGTCATGAAGCGCCACGGATTCGGCGGCGGACGCGCCTCGCACGGCGCCACCCGCGTGCACCGCGCTCCGGGCTCCATCGGCGCCGGCACCAACCCGTCGCGCGTCATCAAGGGCAAGCGCATGCCCGGCCACATGGGCGACGCGCAGCAGACCGTGCGCAACCTGCTGGTGGCCAAGGTCGACGCCGAGCGGAACCTGCTGTACGTGCGCGGAGCCGTGCCGGGTCCCGTGAACGGCTACGTCTTCGTCACGCGGCAGTAA
- the rpsC gene encoding 30S ribosomal protein S3 has protein sequence MGQKTHPRGFRLGIVATWKSRWYAERDFPKLLMEDETLRKYLHQRLGHASIAEVEIERKPGKTIVTLHTARPGVVIGKGGSEVDKLRDELSRLSPGNEVAINVEEVKRPEVNAQLIGDSIAHQLVQRVSFRRAMKRAVQNAMRSGAEGIKVQLAGRLNGAEIARTEGYKEGRIPLQTLRADIDYAQSTARTTFGTIGVKVWVFKGEVVENRRGRTYSTDA, from the coding sequence GTGGGACAGAAGACGCATCCGAGAGGATTCCGGCTGGGGATCGTGGCCACCTGGAAGTCGCGCTGGTACGCCGAGCGTGACTTTCCCAAGCTGTTGATGGAAGACGAGACCCTGCGCAAGTACCTGCACCAGCGCCTGGGCCACGCCTCCATCGCCGAAGTCGAGATCGAGCGCAAGCCCGGCAAGACGATCGTCACCCTTCACACCGCCCGTCCCGGCGTGGTGATCGGCAAGGGCGGCAGCGAGGTCGACAAGCTCCGCGACGAGCTTTCGCGCCTTTCGCCCGGCAACGAAGTGGCGATCAACGTGGAAGAAGTGAAGCGCCCCGAGGTGAACGCCCAGCTGATCGGCGACAGCATCGCCCACCAGCTCGTGCAGCGCGTTTCGTTCCGCCGCGCCATGAAGCGCGCGGTTCAGAACGCCATGCGCAGCGGCGCCGAGGGAATCAAGGTGCAGCTCGCCGGCCGCCTGAACGGCGCCGAAATCGCGCGCACCGAAGGATACAAGGAGGGGCGGATTCCGCTCCAGACGCTGCGCGCGGACATCGACTACGCGCAGTCCACCGCTCGCACCACCTTCGGCACCATCGGCGTCAAGGTGTGGGTGTTCAAGGGTGAAGTCGTCGAGAACCGGCGTGGCCGGACCTACTCGACCGACGCGTAA
- the tuf gene encoding elongation factor Tu, which produces MAKAKFERNKPHVNVGTIGHVDHGKTTLTAAITRIQAAQGFADFISFDNIDKAPEERARGITISTAHVEYQTANRHYAHVDCPGHADYVKNMITGAAQMDGAILVVSAADGPMPQTREHILLARQVNVPYVVVFMNKVDMVDDPELLELVELEVRELLSEYDFPGDDTPIVKGSALKALESGDPNSEWGSKIGELMNAIDTWIPQPERQVDKPFLMPVEDVFSITGRGTVATGRIERGIIKVGETVELVGFGAEKSTTVTGVEMFRKLLDEGQAGDNVGLLLRGVAKDDIERGMVLAKPKTITPHTKFKAEVYVLTKEEGGRHTPFFTGYRPQFYFRTTDVTGTADLPEGVEMVMPGDNVQMTVELITPIAMEKELRFAIREGGRTVGAGVVTEILD; this is translated from the coding sequence ATGGCCAAGGCCAAGTTTGAGCGCAACAAGCCGCACGTAAACGTGGGCACCATCGGCCACGTCGACCACGGCAAGACCACGCTGACGGCCGCGATCACGCGCATTCAGGCTGCGCAGGGGTTCGCGGACTTCATCAGCTTCGACAACATCGACAAGGCTCCGGAAGAGCGGGCGCGCGGGATCACGATCTCGACGGCGCACGTGGAGTACCAGACGGCGAACCGTCACTACGCGCACGTGGACTGCCCGGGCCACGCCGACTACGTGAAGAACATGATCACGGGCGCGGCGCAGATGGACGGAGCGATCCTGGTGGTGTCGGCGGCCGACGGCCCGATGCCGCAGACGCGCGAGCACATCCTCCTGGCGCGCCAGGTGAACGTGCCGTACGTGGTGGTGTTCATGAACAAGGTCGACATGGTCGACGACCCGGAACTGCTGGAGCTGGTGGAGCTGGAAGTCCGCGAGCTGCTGAGCGAGTACGACTTCCCGGGCGACGATACGCCGATCGTGAAGGGCTCTGCGCTCAAGGCGCTGGAGTCGGGTGATCCGAACAGCGAGTGGGGCTCCAAGATCGGCGAGCTCATGAACGCGATCGACACCTGGATTCCGCAGCCGGAGCGCCAGGTGGACAAGCCGTTCCTGATGCCGGTCGAGGACGTGTTCTCGATCACCGGCCGCGGCACGGTGGCCACGGGCCGCATCGAGCGCGGCATCATCAAGGTGGGCGAGACGGTGGAGCTGGTGGGCTTCGGTGCCGAAAAGAGCACGACGGTCACCGGCGTCGAGATGTTCCGCAAGCTGCTGGACGAGGGCCAGGCCGGCGACAACGTCGGACTGCTGCTCCGCGGCGTGGCCAAGGACGACATCGAGCGCGGCATGGTGCTGGCGAAGCCCAAGACCATCACGCCGCACACGAAGTTCAAGGCCGAGGTGTACGTGCTGACCAAGGAAGAAGGCGGCCGTCACACGCCGTTCTTCACCGGGTACCGCCCGCAGTTCTACTTCCGCACGACGGACGTGACGGGCACCGCCGACCTCCCCGAAGGTGTGGAGATGGTGATGCCGGGCGACAACGTGCAGATGACGGTGGAGCTGATCACGCCCATCGCCATGGAGAAGGAACTGCGCTTCGCCATCCGCGAGGGCGGCCGCACCGTCGGCGCCGGCGTCGTCACCGAAATCCTGGACTGA
- the rplN gene encoding 50S ribosomal protein L14 codes for MLQQESIVRIADNSGAKRALVIRVLGGSKRRYASVGDRIIVAVKDALPDGTVKKGDVAKAVVVRTTRNVRRKDGSYIRFDENAAVIINDAGEPRATRIFGPVARELRDKRYMKIVSLAPEVI; via the coding sequence ATGCTGCAGCAGGAATCCATCGTCCGGATCGCGGACAACTCCGGCGCCAAGCGCGCGCTGGTCATCCGTGTGCTGGGCGGGTCGAAGCGCCGCTATGCCTCGGTGGGCGATCGCATCATCGTGGCCGTGAAGGACGCGCTTCCCGACGGCACGGTGAAGAAGGGCGACGTCGCCAAGGCGGTCGTGGTGCGAACCACCCGCAACGTGCGCCGCAAGGACGGCTCGTACATCCGCTTCGACGAGAACGCGGCCGTCATCATCAACGACGCGGGCGAGCCCCGCGCCACCCGCATCTTCGGGCCGGTTGCCCGCGAGCTGCGCGACAAGCGATACATGAAGATCGTGTCGCTGGCCCCGGAGGTCATCTGA
- the rplW gene encoding 50S ribosomal protein L23 — MRNVSEILVRPMVTEKSHVQLDQHGAYTFVVANDANKIEIAYAIEKQFNVKVTAVRTLRYAGKMKRMGKWAGRKASWKKAVVTLAEGDSIEIFEGV, encoded by the coding sequence ATGCGTAACGTCAGCGAGATCCTGGTCCGCCCGATGGTGACTGAAAAGAGTCACGTCCAGCTGGACCAGCACGGCGCCTACACCTTCGTGGTGGCCAACGACGCCAACAAGATCGAGATCGCCTACGCGATCGAGAAGCAGTTCAACGTCAAGGTGACGGCCGTCCGCACCCTGCGCTACGCCGGCAAGATGAAGCGCATGGGCAAGTGGGCGGGCCGGAAGGCCTCGTGGAAGAAGGCCGTGGTCACCCTCGCAGAGGGCGACTCCATCGAGATCTTCGAGGGGGTGTAA
- the rplV gene encoding 50S ribosomal protein L22, translating to MQARAIARSIGMSPRKMRLIVDLIRGRGVNEAYSILKFSKKAATTPVEKTLRSAVANATQKAEAAGSFLDVDDLVVREAYVNEGRTLKRFSPRAMGRATPILKRTSHVTIIVDRKE from the coding sequence ATGCAAGCTCGCGCCATCGCCCGTAGCATCGGGATGAGCCCCCGCAAGATGCGGCTGATCGTGGACCTGATCCGCGGCCGCGGGGTGAACGAAGCCTACTCCATCCTCAAATTCTCGAAGAAGGCGGCCACCACGCCCGTCGAGAAGACCCTGCGCTCCGCCGTGGCCAACGCCACGCAGAAGGCCGAAGCCGCGGGAAGCTTCCTCGACGTGGACGACCTTGTGGTCCGGGAGGCCTACGTGAACGAGGGCCGGACGCTGAAGCGGTTCAGCCCGCGCGCCATGGGGCGCGCGACGCCGATCCTGAAGCGCACCAGCCACGTCACGATCATCGTCGACCGCAAGGAGTAA
- the rpsQ gene encoding 30S ribosomal protein S17: MAAENTQAVEQQDERNRRKTRTGVVVSDKGDKTVVVKVERRYAHPLYGKQVTRTKKYHAHDENNEFHVGDTVRITETRPLSKLKRWRVSELIERAR, encoded by the coding sequence ATGGCCGCCGAGAACACCCAGGCCGTTGAGCAGCAGGACGAGCGCAACCGCCGCAAGACCCGCACGGGCGTCGTCGTTTCCGACAAGGGCGACAAGACGGTCGTGGTGAAGGTGGAGCGCCGGTACGCCCACCCGCTGTACGGCAAGCAGGTGACGCGCACCAAGAAGTACCACGCGCACGACGAGAACAACGAGTTTCACGTCGGTGACACCGTGCGCATTACCGAAACCCGCCCGCTGAGCAAGCTCAAGCGCTGGCGCGTGTCGGAACTGATCGAGCGAGCCCGCTGA
- the fusA gene encoding elongation factor G: MARTTPLEKYRNIGIMAHIDAGKTTTTERILYYTGRTHKIGEVHDGAATMDWMEQEQERGITITSAATTCQWTRFDQDYRINIIDTPGHVDFTVEVERSLRVLDGAVCVFDAVAGVEPQSETVWRQADKYGVPRICFVNKMDRTGANFERCVSMIVDRLGANPMPIHLPIGDGENFVGIVDVLRQVELIYDDNTAGKNWTEQPVRDSLKESAAAARFALVEGAVEHDEALMERYLEGEEISEPELRRAIRNATIAGAIVPVLTGSAFKNKGVQQLLDSVIDYLPAPVDIPAIKGTDPENNDAPIERHATDDEPFSALAFKIATDPFVGKLTFFRVYSGVIASGSHVLNSTKNKRERLGRILQMHANKREEIPEVRAGDIAAAIGLKDTTTGNTLCDPENIVVLESMTFPEPVISVAIEPKTKVDQDKMGEALRRLADEDPTFKVHTDTETGQTIISGMGELHLEILVDRMLREFKVEANVGRPQVAYRETIRNRVEKVEGKFVRQTGGSGQYGHVVINMMPAEPGQGFVFEDKIVGGVIPREFIKPSEQGLRESMDTGVLAGYPMVDVKVELIFGSYHDVDSSEIAFKIAASMAFKEAARRAKPVILEPVMSVEVVTPSDYMGDVIGDLSSRRGKIQGMDQRGEAQVINAFVPLSEMFGYSTNLRSMSQGRAVYSMQFSTYEEVPKAKSEEIVAKVRG, translated from the coding sequence ATGGCCCGCACCACACCGCTCGAGAAATACCGCAACATCGGCATCATGGCGCACATCGATGCCGGCAAGACGACCACCACCGAGCGCATCCTGTACTATACCGGCCGTACGCACAAGATCGGCGAAGTGCATGACGGTGCGGCGACCATGGACTGGATGGAGCAGGAGCAGGAGCGCGGAATCACCATCACGTCGGCCGCCACGACGTGCCAGTGGACCCGCTTCGACCAGGACTACCGCATCAACATCATCGACACCCCGGGGCACGTGGACTTCACCGTCGAGGTGGAGCGCTCGCTCCGCGTGCTCGACGGCGCCGTCTGCGTGTTCGACGCGGTGGCCGGTGTTGAGCCGCAGTCCGAAACGGTGTGGCGCCAGGCCGACAAGTACGGCGTGCCGCGCATCTGCTTTGTCAACAAGATGGACCGCACCGGCGCCAACTTCGAGCGCTGCGTGAGCATGATCGTGGACCGGCTGGGCGCCAACCCCATGCCCATTCACCTGCCCATCGGCGACGGCGAAAACTTCGTCGGCATCGTCGACGTGCTTCGCCAGGTGGAGCTGATCTACGACGACAACACGGCGGGCAAGAACTGGACGGAGCAGCCCGTCCGCGACTCGCTCAAGGAATCCGCCGCCGCCGCCCGCTTCGCCCTGGTCGAGGGCGCGGTGGAGCACGACGAGGCGCTCATGGAGCGCTATCTGGAAGGAGAAGAGATCAGCGAGCCCGAGCTGCGCCGCGCCATCCGCAACGCCACCATCGCGGGCGCCATCGTTCCGGTGCTCACCGGCTCGGCGTTCAAGAACAAGGGCGTGCAGCAGCTGCTGGACTCCGTGATCGACTACCTGCCGGCCCCGGTCGACATTCCGGCCATCAAGGGCACGGACCCGGAGAACAACGACGCGCCCATCGAGCGGCACGCCACCGACGACGAGCCGTTCTCGGCGCTGGCGTTCAAGATCGCCACCGACCCGTTCGTGGGTAAGCTCACGTTCTTCCGCGTCTACTCGGGCGTCATCGCCTCGGGCAGCCACGTGCTGAACAGCACCAAGAACAAGCGCGAGCGCCTGGGCCGCATCCTTCAGATGCACGCCAACAAGCGTGAAGAGATCCCCGAGGTGCGCGCGGGCGACATCGCCGCGGCGATCGGCCTCAAGGACACCACCACCGGCAACACGCTGTGCGATCCGGAAAACATCGTGGTGCTGGAGTCGATGACCTTCCCCGAGCCGGTGATCTCGGTGGCCATCGAGCCCAAGACCAAGGTTGACCAGGACAAGATGGGCGAGGCGCTGCGCCGCCTGGCCGACGAAGACCCGACGTTCAAGGTGCACACCGACACCGAGACGGGGCAGACCATCATCTCGGGCATGGGCGAACTCCACCTGGAAATCCTGGTGGACCGCATGCTGCGCGAGTTCAAGGTCGAAGCCAACGTGGGCCGTCCGCAGGTGGCCTACCGCGAAACCATCCGCAACCGGGTGGAAAAGGTCGAGGGCAAGTTCGTTCGCCAGACCGGCGGTTCCGGCCAGTACGGGCACGTGGTCATCAACATGATGCCGGCCGAGCCGGGCCAGGGCTTCGTGTTCGAAGACAAGATCGTGGGCGGCGTGATTCCCCGCGAGTTCATCAAGCCGAGCGAGCAGGGCCTGCGCGAGTCCATGGACACGGGCGTGCTGGCGGGCTATCCGATGGTGGACGTCAAGGTGGAGCTGATCTTCGGCTCGTACCACGACGTGGACTCGTCGGAAATCGCCTTCAAGATCGCGGCTTCGATGGCCTTCAAGGAGGCCGCCCGCCGCGCCAAGCCGGTGATTCTGGAGCCGGTGATGAGCGTGGAAGTCGTGACGCCGTCGGACTACATGGGCGACGTCATCGGCGACCTGAGCAGCCGCCGCGGCAAGATCCAGGGCATGGACCAGCGCGGCGAAGCGCAGGTGATCAACGCCTTCGTGCCGCTGTCCGAAATGTTCGGCTACTCCACCAACCTGCGCTCCATGAGCCAGGGCCGGGCGGTGTACAGCATGCAGTTCTCGACGTACGAGGAAGTGCCCAAGGCCAAGTCGGAAGAGATCGTCGCCAAGGTCCGCGGCTGA
- the rplD gene encoding 50S ribosomal protein L4, giving the protein MATARFFNAAGEPGDAFELPAELFDGIINEPVLHQVIKAYLANQRQGTHATKTRANVSGGARKPWRQKGTGRARQGSIRAPHWRGGGIVFGPHPRSYHQDVPRKVKALARRSAFNQRANNGEIVVVERLAFDTPKTKVALSLLGRMGVADAKRVLVLTDGSKNTVLRSFRNLPNVEVLPFSQASAYVVLKARQVIIEQSALEAVGRTEEAVHA; this is encoded by the coding sequence ATGGCAACTGCACGTTTCTTCAACGCCGCCGGCGAGCCCGGCGATGCGTTCGAGCTCCCCGCGGAGCTCTTTGACGGCATCATCAACGAGCCGGTGCTGCACCAGGTGATCAAGGCGTACCTGGCCAACCAGCGCCAGGGCACGCACGCCACCAAGACCCGCGCCAACGTTTCGGGCGGCGCCCGCAAGCCGTGGCGCCAGAAGGGCACCGGCCGCGCGCGGCAGGGCTCCATCCGTGCGCCGCACTGGCGCGGCGGCGGCATCGTGTTCGGCCCGCACCCGCGTTCGTACCACCAGGACGTGCCGCGCAAGGTGAAGGCCCTGGCCCGCCGCTCGGCGTTCAACCAGCGGGCGAACAACGGCGAAATCGTGGTGGTGGAGCGCCTGGCGTTCGACACCCCCAAGACCAAGGTTGCACTGTCGCTGCTGGGCCGCATGGGAGTCGCCGACGCCAAGCGCGTCCTGGTGCTCACGGACGGCAGCAAGAACACGGTGCTCCGCTCGTTCCGCAACCTGCCGAACGTGGAAGTGCTCCCGTTCTCGCAGGCGTCGGCCTACGTCGTCCTCAAGGCGCGCCAGGTCATCATCGAGCAGTCGGCCCTCGAGGCCGTCGGGCGCACCGAGGAGGCCGTCCATGCGTAA
- the rpsL gene encoding 30S ribosomal protein S12 encodes MPTINQLVRKGRETLEKKSKSPAMRNNPQKRGVCTRVYTTTPKKPNSALRKVARVRLTHGVEVTAYIPGEGHNLQEHSIVLIRGGRVKDLPGVRYHIIRGTLDASGVNDRRQSRSKYGAKRPKPGQAAGKGAPAGKGGKGKR; translated from the coding sequence ATGCCGACGATCAACCAGCTGGTCCGCAAGGGTCGGGAGACGCTCGAAAAGAAGAGCAAGTCCCCCGCCATGCGGAACAATCCGCAGAAGCGTGGCGTGTGCACCCGCGTGTACACCACGACCCCGAAGAAGCCCAACTCGGCACTCCGGAAGGTCGCGCGTGTGCGGCTGACCCACGGGGTTGAGGTTACGGCGTACATCCCGGGCGAGGGGCACAATCTGCAGGAGCACAGCATCGTGCTCATTCGCGGCGGCCGCGTGAAGGACCTTCCGGGCGTCCGCTACCACATCATCCGCGGCACGCTCGACGCGTCCGGGGTCAACGACCGCCGCCAGAGCCGTTCCAAGTATGGCGCCAAGCGTCCCAAGCCCGGGCAGGCCGCCGGCAAGGGAGCTCCCGCCGGCAAGGGCGGAAAGGGGAAGAGGTAA
- the rplB gene encoding 50S ribosomal protein L2, which yields MPTKQFRPITPGTRFRSISDFAEVTHDGRPEKALTEAITKSGGRNHHGHVTSRRRGGGHKRIYRIVDFKRNKPGVPGKVERVEYDPNRTANIALVVYEDGERRYILAPRGIKVGDRVEQGSGSDIRVGNAMPLSEIPLGTTVHNVELRPGKGGQMARSAGAGVQVVAKEGEHVTLRMPSTEVRMVRRECMATVGQVGNVDHEKQSIGKAGANRWRGKRPKVRGVAMNPVDHPMGGGEGKTSGGRPPVTPWGKPEGVKTRRHKKASTRLIVRGRKRGRATK from the coding sequence ATGCCGACCAAGCAGTTCAGGCCCATTACGCCCGGCACGCGCTTTCGCTCCATCAGCGATTTCGCCGAGGTGACGCACGACGGGCGCCCGGAAAAGGCGCTCACCGAGGCCATTACCAAGTCGGGCGGCCGCAACCATCACGGCCACGTGACCAGCCGCCGCCGCGGCGGCGGCCACAAGCGGATCTACCGCATCGTCGACTTCAAGCGCAACAAGCCGGGCGTGCCCGGCAAGGTGGAGCGCGTGGAGTACGACCCCAACCGCACCGCCAACATCGCGCTGGTGGTGTACGAGGACGGCGAGCGGCGCTACATCCTGGCGCCCCGCGGCATCAAGGTGGGTGACCGCGTGGAGCAGGGCTCCGGCTCCGACATCCGCGTGGGCAACGCCATGCCGCTTTCGGAGATCCCGCTGGGCACCACGGTGCACAACGTGGAGCTTCGTCCGGGCAAGGGCGGCCAGATGGCCCGCTCGGCCGGCGCCGGCGTGCAGGTGGTGGCCAAGGAAGGCGAGCACGTCACGCTGCGCATGCCCAGCACGGAAGTCCGCATGGTGCGCCGCGAGTGCATGGCCACCGTCGGCCAGGTGGGCAACGTGGACCATGAGAAGCAGAGCATCGGCAAGGCCGGCGCGAACCGGTGGCGCGGCAAGCGTCCCAAGGTGCGCGGCGTGGCCATGAACCCCGTCGACCACCCGATGGGCGGCGGCGAGGGCAAGACTTCGGGCGGACGTCCCCCGGTGACCCCGTGGGGCAAGCCCGAAGGCGTGAAGACGCGCCGTCACAAGAAGGCGTCGACGCGCCTGATCGTCCGCGGCCGCAAGCGCGGCCGGGCGACCAAGTAA